Proteins encoded in a region of the Prunus persica cultivar Lovell chromosome G4, Prunus_persica_NCBIv2, whole genome shotgun sequence genome:
- the LOC18779791 gene encoding non-canonical poly(A) RNA polymerase PAPD5: protein MEEPATQGFLYETLPALSLPTPNQSPPPDDLESYSVFRNEVTLSTPQCAPVDTAAPDFFSLDVGADEAEPNWASPSRTLAAEPRTPLHQYEPTTPALEVEPKLESGWFRGHSKFKSPMLQLHKEIVDFCEFLSPTPEEQEARTSAVERVSQVIKYIWPRCKVEVFGSFKTGLYLPASDIDVVIMRSGIPTPQQGLQALSRALSQMGLAKKIQVIGKARIPIIKFVEKTSGIAFDISFDIESGPKAADFIQDAVSKWPPLRPLCLILKVFLQQRELNEVYSGGLGSYALLTMLMAMLHSHRECQASSEQNLGVLLVNFFDFYGRKLNTSDVGVSCKGAGTFFKKSVKGFITKGRPFLIAIEDPQAPENDVGKNSFNYFQIRSAFSMAYTTLTNPKVILCLGPNRSILGTIIRPDPTLVERKGGPGLVAFDSLLPGAGKPLQLEHDGQEFMCNWQLDDDDDPLPRGDDSAGGGSGRSSGRKRKASFKEKSGKKGKENGEVGRRNVENGSKKEKARRDENSSRKGKGKMKKIRRRRHSQDNAN from the exons ATGGAGGAGCCTGCAACACAAGGCTTTCTCTACGAAACCCTACCGGCGCTCTCTCTTCCCACCCCCAATCAATCTCCGCCGCCCGATGACCTGGAATCCTACTCCGTTTTCCGCAACGAGGTTACTCTCTCCACTCCCCAATGCGCTCCGGTGGACACCGCCGCACCAGATTTCTTCTCACTCGACGTTGGTGCCGACGAAGCCGAGCCAAATTGGGCCTCACCGTCTCGTACACTTGCAGCCGAGCCGAGGACGCCGCTTCACCAATACGAGCCGACTACGCCGGCTCTTGAAGTGGAGCCAAAGCTCGAGAGCGGGTGGTTTAGGGGCCATAGTAAATTCAAGAGCCCTATGCTTCAGCTTCATAAAG AAATTGTGGACTTTTGTGAGTTTCTCTCTCCAACTCCAGAAGAACAAGAGGCACGCACTTCAGCAGTAGAACGTGTCTCTCAGGttatcaaatatatatggCCTCGGTGCAAG GTTGAAGTTTTTGGGTCCTTCAAGACGGGTTTATATCTTCCCGCTAGTGATATTGAT GTTGTCATTATGAGGTCAGGCATACCAACACCGCAGCAAGGATTGCAGGCCCTTTCTAGGGCGTTGTCACAGATGGGATTGGCAAAAAAGATACAG GTGATTGGAAAGGCACGTATTCCTATTATTAAGTTTGTAGAAAAAACAAGTGGCATTGCCTTTGACATAAG TTTTGATATAGAAAGCGGACCAAAAGCTGCTGACTTTATCCAG GACGCGGTATCTAAGTGGCCTCCTTTGCGACCATTATGTTTAatcttaaaagtatttttaCAACAGAGAGAATTAAATGAG GTTTACTCTGGTGGATTAGGTTCTTACGCCCTCCTTACGATGCTCATGGCAATGTTGCAT AGCCACAGAGAATGTCAAGCTTCTTCAGAACAAAACTTGGGAGTTCTtttg GTAAActtctttgatttttatgGACGCAAATTGAATACTTCAGATGTTGGTGTATCGTGCAAAGGGGCAGGgaccttttttaaaaagagtgTCAAAGG GTTCATAACCAAAGGACGACCGTTTCTTATTGCCATCGAGGATCCCCAGGCACCAGAGAATGACGTTGGGAAAAACTCATTTAACTATTTTCAG ATTAGATCAGCCTTTTCAATGGCTTACACTACATTGACAAATCCTAAGGTCATCTTGTGCCTAGGCCCAAACAGGAGCATTCTTGGTACCATAATTAGACCTGATCCTACGTTGGTGGAACGCAAAGGAGGGCCCGGGCTAGTAGCTTTTGATAGCTTGCTTCCTGGAGCAGGGAAACCActtcagctagagcatgatgGGCAGGAGTTTATGTGCAATTGGCAgttagatgatgatgatgatcccCTGCCGCGGGGAGATGATTCTGCTGGAGGCGGTAGTGGGCGATCATCaggaaggaagaggaaggcTTCTTTTAAAGAGAAGTCAGGtaagaagggaaaagaa